Sequence from the Helianthus annuus cultivar XRQ/B chromosome 13, HanXRQr2.0-SUNRISE, whole genome shotgun sequence genome:
tagaagttttcattttaccctaaccatatatatttgttaagataaaatatattatttggatataaacaataattactaataaagtgtcaaatcacatgtacaagtaacgaaaatataactgttcctttgttttactaatttatctaaactagggttaagacccgcccgcgttgcggcgcgggtacatcgtaaacattgaatgattagtccaaacgttatatgatgcattaaccatatgaaaacacacatttcgacgtatccagttgaacttAGTGTAACATGTATAAGCATTGtcattggatcaaacgtaaagtaaatggaattcatatcaaacaataacttgaatttatacgaaacgtacataaaaatatgcacgtaaaaatggtttctttaaacaaaaacgtattatatttgacccgactcgtctataaaaaaagtttacgtcggaatgcagaagaaatcatatttatacatactcgtacataaaatatgcacgtaaaaaatagtttttaagtaaaggaagtataggggtaaaccgaaacaaaatattagtaaaaaatttaataggttaaaaacgttcgtaaaaccgtgccaagtagcaccaatgccacaacgacatcgactctcaacatcgtaaaaataaaatagataaaatgataaaaattacactgaacgaaaaggagactaaaatcgttgaaccacgcacacccgttacagtgtgttaatgcgaagaaattaaccagaaacgtaaaacgtaaaaaataataacttagtcaaTATAGGACCCGCCCGTTGCGACGAAGTTTCAAAAAGGaaaaaatggacgcgttgcgacgggtctgtcaaatatggAGAAATAGAGCAAAAatgttgaacctcacatgcacgctacgacaagttaactcgcaaaatttagaacaaaacgtaacacgaaaaacttgcgaaagataaaaagtatggaggaccaaagttgtaaataataaagtgttgtggtgaattacaaaagatgaaaaagtttgagttaaaagtaaaaatttcaaatgggttaaaatgtaaaagataaaacttTAAGGTTGAAAGTGGAAAATCAAGTAATGGCttaaaatgtaaaagataaaactttaaggttgaaagtgaaaaatcaagttttttttttttgaaaaattcccTAAGCATGGAGTACAACTCATGATGCACAAGAAAGTTGATaatttatataggttttaataagtcatttcattaataaggattaCATAAAAGTTTATAGTTTACGTTTTTTGTCATTCAactcatgtaatacacggggttataagttagtaataataataataataataataaaaaaccaAACATGTAGAAGTggattttaaaaacattttttttcagATCTAATCAACTAAAACACAACGAAACAAAATAATCTAGACTTCGAGAGATGGTGTGCCGCTCTGCTCAGTACTTtcatttctatatttttttttcctAACTAACTATCATTTCTGTATATTTTTTTCTACGAAGCCCAATCAGCAGCCGAAAGTTCCATTTTAGTTTTAAGCCCAACACGAAATTTCCTACGAAGCCCAATCAGCAGCCGAAAGTTCGGTGGTCATTTTAATTTTTAAGCCCAACATGAAAGGGTGCCTGTTAACTTAATAGGGAGTGGGGGCCGTGGGGGCAAGCCAAATTTAAACCGtttaaggtgctgtttgttttttcagaggtaaaacgtctgcagtctgcggaccacatctgcagacatctgtagcagaagaggtgaaccaaacctctgcagtctgcaagaagaagactgtttgtttttaacttctgCAAGATGCTGAATTAAactaaaatataaataaactgaTTTATTAAACTTAAAAGAGTTTTCCAACATTCTAAAACACAATAATAGTTATACAAGTGCTAAATCATTGTTCTGAATATAAGAATGAATCCATCTTCCCGATTCCAACGCCCCGATATGTCCGCACGCAGATAAACCGGCGACTAACGTAACTTCATCCGGGTTCATCTTCTAGCATTTCCCTAAACAGAGTTAACGCGTCCGTAGGCTTTCCGTACTTCGCATACCACCGATCATCACATTCCAACATACGGAATCTTTCTCAGTCATTGCATCAAACAACAACAAACAAGGATTAGTCTGAATATTCACAGACCCATTAAATCCTCTGTGTCATCAGATACACACCAAAAATCTTGATGGATTTTGTTAGAATTAACCTAAGAATGTCAAATGTGGTTCTTATGACCATGTACATGTAATTTCAAATGCCAATTTAGCATCAATATGCTTTTGCCCTCGTTGTGGTTCACAATTTTCTTAAGGATTAAAAAATACCTTATTTACTACTCTCTCAATCGGATTAAAAATACCCACTTGAAAACCCTCTATGTACCAAACTGAAAGAAACATCGAAGAAAAGATCGGAGCAAACATTACCTTCAACAACCACAAAAGCAACAAACGAACTCTTCAACAAGGGGTGCGATGTTGTAATGAACAAACAGCAGCAGCCGCAACTTGAAGCCGGAACTGCCGGTGATGGACGACGGCGGGAGAGGTGGAACGACTGCTGGAGGGGTGGAGGGCAGCGTGGGGGCGGCTGGAGACGGTGGTGCTCGACGTGGCGGCGGCTGGAGGTGGAGGAGCAGGGGAGGTCGGCTGAGGAATGGagaagggaactagggttttgagaGTTTTGTGTTTGGAAGAGGTTGAAGAGGTATGTGAAGAGGTAAGACAGGATCTGCCCGAGGAAGAGCTGCTGAAGAGGTTTTTTAATGAATTGtcttctaaaaaacaaacaagctgcagacccttatgtctgcgcgtggtctgcttGGTGAAGACAAAAGAGGTCCTAAAGCTCTTTTaacaaaaaacaaacagcacctaagagTCCAAAATAACACTAAATTTAGTTTTGGAGTTATTTACAATTTGTGTTCTTGGGCAAATTGCAAGATATGGACAATACGAAGGTGCGGTACAAAAAGTCTTTGTAAGCGGGAGGCAAAGTAAAAAGTGACTCAAACCGCAGGAACGCAAATTGTAATtaacttttagttttttttaggtgtCTTTTCTCTCCTTGACGTGTTAATGCATCCGCCTAAGTGCTAAACCGTTGTTTACTTGTCAATTAGGGTTACATCGTTTAGAGTAGGATCACAACGTTTTTTGTGAAGCGTTGTGTGGCGGAACTAGAAGACATATCCAgtggtatcccaatttttttacTGTACATTTATAGAACGGATTTCTTTTAGCTACATTACGGGGCGGGGCCGATCCTGAAAATTCAAGTGCTCTGGGCGAGCCAAAAAAGGCCCTCAGGCTTTACCGAATTAATTCTTATAAACTAGTTTAGATATTAAATGGTAAACAAATGTTTCGTGgataaatatttatttgttttgggAAAGATAATTTGAGAATAAAAAGAACAAATATtacaattgtaaaatattaaatagttttctctcatctcatttataattatctttgactaattaattagttagaAAAACTATCATCCCAcactctaatttttttttttgaaaaatatatattttgaaataagttacaaatttaacgTACTTAGTTATTAAAGAGAAAACTACTAATTAATGatctattttttttaacaacaacaacaaaacttTATTAAATCAAAAAACAAAAGATACGACATATAGCAAGGTGCTATATATCGAATCTTCTTGTCAAGAGTACAATCATGGATCCATTACATCTAGAGAAATCTAGGTCTATAATTGTTAGTTTCTATACTACATTGTTCCAATATGAAAAACTCCGCCATTCACTCCATGTTATTCCCGTATGCCTTGATCTTAACTTTATCCAGTCAAacgattcttcttttattttttcCACCATCATGGCCGGATTTCTGAGTGTATCTTCAAACACTTGTTTGTTTCTATTTTTCCATAGGGACCAAGCGGCTAGAAGATGAATTGCATAAATAATATTTACCTTCTTTTTAGGCCATTCTGTCTTCTCTTGAATCCttcttttcatgttttcattgtGATCCCTAATAGGTATTTTCATCCATgaccaaagttgtaaccatactTCCCTTACTACCGGACATTGTATCATTATGTGATTGGCCGTTTCCGGGGCTAAACCACAAATTTTGCAGTCGACCGATCCCACTTGCATTCCCCTGCTATTCAAAGCAACCGATGATGGTATTCTTTCCTCTATTGCTCTCCACATGAAAAAGTTTACCTTAGCCGTAGCAATCTTGCTCCACTCGAAACCATTAGGTTCTTCATTTACGTCGATGATTCTGGCTAGCTCCTTCCTAATCTCTTTCACCGAATACCCTTTTTCCATGTTATTCTTCCATCTCCAAATATCCTCATCTCGACCTACTGATTGTTGAAGTAGCAGTTCTTTTAATCCCTCATATTCGCTTTTTTCTTCACTGTTGTTCGGAAGTCTAGACCAACTCCAGTCCCACAAAATTCCTTCTTGACTTCTCTTGTAGTTATCATGTATCTTGTTTCTTTTGTTCTTTGCCAAACCGAATAGGAGAGGGAACTCCTCCTTTAGCGGCTGATTAGTCGCCCATGTATCCAgccaaaacagtgttttatccCCTTTTCCAACCTTACTCCTTAGGCTGTTGTTCACCTCAATACCTTCCTTAGCAAAATCCAAATCCACTCCGATGACTGCTTTCCAGACTCCAGGTAGTGTTTTTTTTCACCGGAATACTTTTTTATAGTTCTCCTACTTCCATGAATCGCTTCTATAACCTTTACCCAAAGTTGTTCCGGTTCTTCTTTAAATCTCCATTTCATTAGCATTGCCATGTTCATTTCTTTAATCCCCCCACACCGAGGCCCCCCATGTTTTTTTGACCCTATTATTCTTTCCCACTTCATTCAGCGGATTTTGTTCACACCCCCACTTCCTCCCCACAGGAAACGTCTTCTACTCCCTTCTAATGTTTTTATAACCTTCTTCGGCGCTTTATACAAAGATAAGAAATAGTTTGGTAGGGATCCCAGTACCGACTTCACAAGTGTTAATCTTCTAGCAAATGATAACAACTTTGCTTTCCAATTTGATAATCTTTTGTTAAAATTTTCAATTACATCACTCTTATTAGTTAAAATATTcttgttttacaaaaaaaaaattattctcaTTTGAATTCCCACTATTTCTTTAATACTATTATGGAGTaattaattgtttttttaatttaaaataatatatatgtgtgtgagggGCGGTGTTGGAAGACTTAGGGGAGTGGAGGTGGTTCCGTGATGGACCACCATTACGAGTGATGGCACTTTGCACACCGCCGCCACCATATAATATCACGCGTGGAAAAATAAATGCGTGGAAAAGTTCACGCGTTGAACTTGTTTGAGTAATGTGTTGTtgagtgttgtgagtgatgggtattgttgggtgttgtgagtgatgaccattgacACTAAAAAAAGGTTGTCAGTGATggaaaatggttgatgacatgacagAACTTGATTGGATATTGTTTAGTGATGGAATTCTTCCCACCCCACTCCCCTTATTTCATAGGAAAGTAAGAACCCACAAAATACGACACATGTAACTTAGATGATACACATAAACGCCCATATATAATCATGTACTATGTCACACAATCACGTACCACATATTTTGTATAATCATGTACTATGTCGCACAATCACGTATCaaatattttataattatttatcACACAAACATATATAATCATAATCGTTAAAACAAACTATAATTGTGTATCatcttaaaaaaataataaaaacgacAGAAATTAAACAGTATATTCAAATTAAAGATACTTTAAGTTATCTATTTTATTGATCAGCAAAAAATTACTCATCCGCTTCTTATATAAataaaactaggttataaccccgtgtattacacgggtcgaataaataaattttatatactaaataataaaacaatatatctttaaaaacctcctttattacacgggttgaataaatataattttatatgttaaataataaaaagttatatttataataaccatattgtacgggttgaataaatataattttatataacaaataaaaaggttatatctttgaaaccacgtgtattacacgagttgaataaatgtaatattgtttaccaaataataaaataacgagttaattacatagttagtccttgtggtttgcacaaagtaacatacttaggtactaatagtttaaaatcacattctagggtattaacttttcattttgtaacgtttggaggtattagcgttatttgtaggtttaaaatcacattctattagtacctaaatatgttattttgtgcaaaccacaaggactaactatgttaataccctagaagttaatacctccaagcgttacaaaatgaaaagttaataccctagaaggtgattttaaactattagtacctaagtatgttattttgtgcaaaccacagggactaactatgtaattaactctaaaataacacatctttaaaaaacctcatttattacacgggttgaataaatgtaattttgtataccaaataataaaaaagttacatctttaaaaatatgtgtattacacgggttgaataaatgtaattttctatactaaataataaaaaaaaatatatccttaaaaaccccgtatattgtacgaattgaataaatctaattttatatatcaaataataaaaagttatatcttaaaaaaccccatgtattacacgggtcgaataaacgTAATTttttatagtaaataataaaaaaaggtatatctttaaaaaaccacgtgtattacacaggtttaataaatctaattttatataccaataataaaaaagtcatatctttcaatatactaatggataatactcgatacgcgatggatatggtgattgtgaagatggttcttgaaaagaataaaaaagtcatatctttcgatatactaatggataatactcgatacgcgatagatatggtgattgtgaagatGGTATTTGAAAAGAAGATATGTTATTTAAGAAGCAAATCAGCAtctatttgagtgataaaatgttggtaccaattccgacaaattgatttataaattatgtaataaaattgatataataatttttttagtaaggaaaaaaaaagatttcatatattaatacaaagtttgattttcgtgataaataatttgttgacgaaactaatatattaaaaaataaatgaatttcggacatttatttaatattaaattaaGATCAAGATAAATAGTTAATGTAACTAATAAAAtattaatgaaaaaaaaaacgcacAGTGGATTAAATACTACAAGGAATTGATGATTCCAACACTCAATATATactttaattaatatattaaaaaattataatagattaaaataataataatatattatttaaaatatatatttttaggagggttatctataattaattagaagagattaaactaaaataataattatcatcTATAAGAGATCACCTAATATGACGACAAGTGGCCTAGTGGTGGAGTGACTTGGGTTCTTCAAtagagactcaagttcaattcccattagtgccactttggtggccaccgacacccgctttaaagccggaccgaggacactcgaggtctcgggtttgaaacatgtttcttacccctctttgatggctatgggtatttgccgccagggatccttgtcgggtggtgaactaggaagggagatcccttccgcggtcaggggtaccgtgcaactACCCTTTTTTTAATATGAcgacaagtgtcccaaaagtggtttcttttattatatagtatagatatagattttctACATGATCCATATATAAATGATTAGCCGAAATTATATATAAATtgatataaaattatatataaattgatataattttcaaaattttgataCTAAAAACAGTTGTATTAGATTTGATTTAAATCTGTTGAACATATTCAAATAATATATGATATATATTAAATCTTTGATGATCATAAGTTAGTTCCTTAAATAACTCTAGGGTTTAGAGTTCATATGTGAGTGGGTAACTTAGATTCAAAGTAGTTGTTGTTAGAATCATCTAATAGAGGATTATAAACAAATTTTGGTTTCTATAAAATAGTAATAGAACATATGTGAGTGGGTAAGTTAGATTCAAAGTAGTTGTGTTAGAATCATCTAACAGAGGATTATAAATAAATTTTGGTTTCTATAAATAGTAATAGAACTAGAATTAGTATCCGTCGCAATGCGGTGGGGTTGACACAGACAATAACAATTTTTAAGCACAACATATTCCAACTCTAATTaatattagagttaattacatagttagtccctgtggtttgcacaaagtaacatatttaggtactaatagtttaaaatcacattctagggtattaacttttcattttgtaacgtttgaaggtattaacgttatttgtaggtttaaaatcactatctattagtacctaagtatgttattttgtgcaaaccacagggagtaactatgttaataccctagaagttaatacctccaaacgttacaaaatgaaaagttaataccctagaaggtgattttaaactattagtacctaagtatgttattttgtgcaaaccacagggactaactatgtaattaactcttactATTATAAAAGTTACAATAAACTACAACGTATTTAAAGACAAACCACTTTTACAAAGACTTTAAAAAGATACAACGTCAATAATCTTTCTTTTCGTACTACAAAGACTAAACCTAATGCGTCTAACCTATGCTAATTCAACTTTGTGACATAATTGGTTATCCTGTCTTCGTTAAGCGGTTGTGAAGAAACAAGAAACCACGAGGACATCACTGATCACAACGCAAAGTCAAATGAAAAGTCGGTAGCATCATTGACCCAGAATAAAAAGGTACCCACCACATGATTCACATTTTTCCAACTCTAAGCAAAAATCTTTTGGCACCCAACCTTCCTTCGTCTTCTAAAAATACCACAACCTGTTTTTATGATCAACCCTACAGTTTAGGCCTTTTGGCCCCACGAACCTAAACCAAAGGCCAACGTAGGTACGCAAGCCCGCATTAAACTCCATAAATGGGCATAGAGAAAACACGGTTGAAAGGTAGAAAGCTTACCAATGTCACAGGATAATAGCTTCCAAGTGAAGTTAGGAACGAAAAACTGCAACATAACACAACAAAACAATAAATCATCACACACACTTAAACGTGCGCTACATATGTTGCAAACTCAAATAAAGAAATGCCGAAACATCAAACTGTTCAAACAAAGAATCAAAAACATTACGACACATGAAGAACAcaataaatcatcatcatcgatcCAACCAACAAATGCTACAAAGACTAACAACTATGGTGGCTGGAGTTTAGGTCCCGAATCCAAGGCCAAAGACACATGATAGACTGTTTGGAGCCACTAAGGCTCAACAACATGTACAACAACCAACAATAACGGAATCCAAATCCcacaaacaacatcaaaacaaccataaaacaaaatatatattacACGCTTGGTTTTTCTATATAACTTTCGGCCGATCGGTTTAAGATATTTCAAACCGTGGTGAACGGTTTGGTTTACGGTTTATACTCAAAACTGAACCGGACCATAAAATTTATATATCTTTtcatttgtaaaatattttatattactCATTTGTTGTGTATATTATGTTATACAATAAAAGTGGCCAATGATAGTTTAACTAAATTGTAGGTAAAATCTACAATCCCATATAACATTCTGTATGAAATCAATGATACATAATAGAGATATCGATACGTTCTATTCTTCTCTTTAATTCTAAAATAGATACATtatgttcatttgtttaaatCTTTGTATGATTTGCGCATTTAATTTTATAGGTACATAA
This genomic interval carries:
- the LOC110900948 gene encoding uncharacterized protein LOC110900948 — encoded protein: MAMLMKWRFKEEPEQLWVKVIEAIHGSRRTIKKYSGEKKHYLESGKQSSEWIWILLRKPLKEEFPLLFGLAKNKRNKIHDNYKRSQEGILWDWSWSRLPNNSEEKSEYEGLKELLLQQSVGRDEDIWRWKNNMEKGYSVKEIRKELARIIDVNEEPNGFEWSKIATAKVNFFMWRAIEERIPSSVALNSRGMQVGSVDCKICGLAPETANHIMIQCPVVREVWLQLWSWMKIPIRDHNENMKRRIQEKTEWPKKKVNIIYAIHLLAAWSLWKNRNKQVFEDTLRNPAMMVEKIKEESFDWIKLRSRHTGITWSEWRSFSYWNNVV